The genomic segment CATTACCCTGAGGGTTGTATGGAGTGGTGCGAGAAGTGGCAATGTTGCATTTCTTAAGAAAACTTTGTATTTCTTCCGACATAAAACAGGATCCTCTGTCACTGTGTATGTATAAAGGCTGGCCATATTCGAAGAAGAGTTCCTTGAAGCATTTAATGACAGTTGCAGAAGATGTGTCAGGACAAGGGTACGCAAAAGGATAGCGGGAGAACTCGTCTATTATTGTAAGAATATATTTATTCTTCGTATTTGAAGGCAGAGGTCCTTTAAAGTCAACGTTCAATCGTTCGAAGGGCGCTAAAGCTTTTATCAAGGTTCCATTTGTTTTGGCAAAGCGTGGTTTGATTTCAGCACACACGCGACACGAAGCAGTCATTTTTTTGACATCGTCTAAGTTGTAAGGgagattttttaatttgatCCAGTGATACATTCTGGTAATACCAGGGTGAGAAAGTGCATCGTGCAATTCGTataatttattgttattcatGAATGCGCAAACTCTTGATAGAGCGTCAGCAGCAGTATTCTGGACGCCTGGTCTGTAAATAATGTCGTACTTATAGCAAGACAGTTCAAGTCTCCATCTTTCAATTttgtcatttttaattttgctagAGTGATTTTGGTTGAAAATATAGCTAACAGATTTCTGGTCAGTGATAAGAAGAAAATGTCTATGAATAAGGTAATGACGCCATTTTCGAAGACTTTCGACGATAGCACAGGCTTCTTTTTCGACTGCAGCATGCTTGCGCTCGCCGTCCGACAAAGTCCTGGAGAAGAACGCTACTGGTCGACCCTTCTGAGATAATGTGGCGGCAATGGCGAAATCAGACGCATCAGTCTCTACTGTCAATGTTTCTTTGTCATCGATGGCAATTAATGCTGCCCTTTTAATATCAGATTTCAGAAGTTGAAAACTACGCTGTGCGCTTTCATCTAAGGGAAAGTTGGAGTTCTTAATTAATGGTTGTATCTTTTCAGAGAAGTTATATACCCATTTAGCATAATGAGCAAATAATCCAAGAGCTCTTTTCAATTCAGCAGTATTGCGCGGTAAGGGTAGTTTTATGAGAGGCTCAAGTCGGTCTTTATCGGGCTCAATAACATTGTCTTTGATAGTGTATCCAAGGAGGCTGATCGAAGTTTTGCTGAAATTACATTTTTGTTCGTTAAGTGTGAGGTTGTACttcaatagaatttaatgtcggctgctcgtgtgcggtctgtttgttttatagagtggcggcattttcaacatcaaagggtgagcctattttgtgcaaaattctgttatatcaataacttctcacgtcactagattatcgactttgaatgtcgagtatatttatagtatcatccattgaggtatatgtactacgtactagaggcgacgttgctaagagaatttttacACAACGCACTGCGGTCCActggaccgcaacgttgtcacTGTTGTCAGTCCTTACCGGGTCCTTGCGgtgcagtgacgtgccgtgatgcatttactttccacgtgaataatgccttcttgtgtgtttaaaaattgtactaatcactcgaggaaatcaaataaaagccaaggtgtgacatttcatcggtaaattaaacaaaaaactcgtctataatattttaagattgaatattctacaaactcGCGAGCGGGCGCGacactgccgccattttggtgacgcaatcatagactataaaaagttaaccgcgcagatgtgccatttacactgttcctactacatatgtaatgtgtttcatctctaatagagttgcgaaatataaatatttctatttggaaaattaataagtaactacttactatttcattaattatgttagtaaaatatttaaaaaaaaatatttttttaatatatatagttaatagtttttgagtaaaattgtatttttagcacgctcactttttgcagttttcttcggcctggtcatgaaaaaatggaacaatttatacgctttgtccaaaaaaatcgtgctgaggaaacttggttaccaactgaccacacatatatatgttcattgtgtattttaaagaagataaatacagcacatttattttgtattaatttgtattgtttaagttgtaaataaataaataagtttgactagaatatccgtatttaactataatgtaaaattcccgttaggcagaatataataatgtgtcacatctggtggtagccctactctacgcgtaaataaccgctccccgcaccccgcgcatttgtcagcatgtgcagtgtttttgcttggcaacgtcgcctctagtacgtagtacatatacctcaatggtatcatcactttatttcagtgtacgaatttcgtatgtgttaaaaatcattgttctagcttcataaaccagggaggaaataatggagagcgtttatatgtcttgttttgctttaattcaatatcatcacatatttttgttgctgataaaataatacatcctatatatcaaggccttgtagctcggcgaaagaatcgtgatcgcggagtgcgccggcactgattataattattttgtccagttattataataacctatacaaaaagtaccgatagaataggtattctaatctatatctgcatagaactatttaaaacaaaccacaaaagttcatagttgatcgttattggtacagtcagcaactcagctgtgaatacagataaagtgccaaatatatgtatacacacaccttaatgtaccaagtaccaacacttgtacaggaaataaaatactctatacatatttttggcactttgtcttgccagctgtgttgttgactgcacacgatctaaaaaggagccgaacggttattataattacgcggtgacttgcgtagtcggcggccgcgcgatacatagtgctgtctctgttcaggccccgtagccgaatgccatttctccgacgcgaaacgaaaacgaaacgcagtctggctctgtagcgccaatacgcaagagcgatagagatagatatctactagcgtttcgtttcgtgagcgtttgtgccattcggctacgcaccctgttctcactaccacgaatttgaagaacaatattgctgtctctctcaatctttaggcgtcattcatatattacgtcatactaaatgtgacaatccatgttaaaggattaaaaaagcgtgacattggggggcccaaatagtagtccataaaccacgtctttgaccaacgtgagtgatatctctgtcactctttacgtctttactaacagaaatttaaataacaatagtgctatctctgtcactctttactaacagaaatttaaataacaaaaatgctatctctgtcactctttactaccaggaacttaaattattatagtgctatctctattctctgtcactctttactatcaggaacttaaattgttatagtgctatctctgtcactctttactaccaggaccttaaattattatagtgctatctctgtcactctttactgtgtgcgggaagtgcacataccacgagtttgactaacatgagtgctatctctatcactctttactaccaggaactttaattatgatagtgctatctctgtcactctttactaccaggaacataaattttattattacagtgctatctctgtcactctttactaccaggaacttaaatgattatagtgctatctctgtcactctttacttctaggaacttaaatattgggttggtaagaaagtaatgagcgatcgattgaattccacataaaatttttgagagagttctagaatcttctatggtcgaaagtatataaagggcgagtcgcacagtttctcgtcagtcattcactagctgtcgccgagctaatataaggaagaaaatggacgaattaaaagtgcatgtaaggcattgcttactatatgaatttcagtctggccattcagccgccgaagcagtgagtaatatatgtcagcgtgttgctcctgaagttgtgtctgaggccacggcgaaacgatggttccagcggtttcgtagtggcgacttttcattatcagatcaacctaagtctggtcgaccggtgaagatgatgtagccaaattaaaaaccttaattgaaggagatccgaggctaacgagtcgtactcttgctaccgagttaggctgctctcatgtcaccatagaaacacatttacacgagttgggaaaaaactacaaatacagtgtttggataccgcacgaacttgatagagatcaactaaaccgccgtgccgatatctgcatacaacttctgtcttttcgccgcacattcaactggttggaccatcttatcattggagatgaaaaatgggtcttatatataaatcacacacgcaaacgtcagtggctagctccaaacgaaaaaggaatagaggcaccaaaaacagagcctcacccgaaaaaagttatgctgtccgtttggtgggatattcatggtattattcactgggaactcctaccaagtggaatgactgttaccgcatcagtatactgtaatcagcttgaaaatttaaaccagaaaatctgtcagaatcgtccacagcatgctaaagtttttttcttacacgacaatgctcgcccacacattgcaaaagtgactcggctaaagctattggagctaggttggaaagtgatacctcatccaccgtactctccagacttggcacctacggattacgcattgttcagatcgctaagcaatgccttgaatgaaaaaaagttcgatgatcaagcccatctacgacagtacatagctgagttttttgaatctaaacctaagaacttcttcaccgatgctattcattctttaccagaacgatggagacaagtagtagacaacgaaggccgttatatttttgataaatgattaaaataataaattaaataaaaattacaatattggttatgattcgctcattactttcttaccaacccaatatttttttcggtttcggttttggtcttggtttcggtgtcggttttggtgtaggtttcggtgtcggtttcggtttcgatttcggttttcgtttccattcccgtttcggtttccgttttcgttttcagttttgtttttgtttaaactaacagaactaaaactcaaaccaaaaccaaaaccaaaccagaaacgggaaaccgaacacgggaaaccggatatcggataccgtatatcggatactggttaccggttactgtctaccgtataccggataccggttaccgtctaccggttaccggtcaccgtttaccggataccggttaacggtcaccgtttaccggataccggttaacggtcattggttactggttaccggtcaccgaataccggagacctgtcaccggttaccggttaccggataccggttaccggataccggttaccggttaccggttaccggataccggataccggttaccggatacaggatacaggataccggataccggttaccggttaccgggtaccagataccagaaaccaggttttgatttctggtttctcatgttacaacgtgtatagattagtcgataccaagtcggacacttccgattaggcgatttcggatatcggataccgtatatcggatactggttaccggttactgtctaccgtataccggataccggttaccgtctaccggttaccggtcaccgtttaccggataccggttaacggtcaccgtttaccggataccggttaacggtcaccgtttaccggataccggttaacggtcattggttactggttaccggtcaccgaataccggagacctgtcaccggttaccggttaccggataccggttaccggataccggttaccggttaccggataccggataccggttaccggatacaggatacaggataccggataccggttaccggttaccgggtaccagataccagaaaccaggttttgatttctggtttctcatgttacaacgtgtatagattagtcgataccaagtcggacacttccgattaggcgatttcggctcgcattgttacgcagcattcgagtgttgagtttctcacacatgaggccccctaataaaatttgtaccactcatattattgatttgactctcgcaacacaaacacctcatgcccacacaaatacacacaaaataaaatcattcacaaacttcaaatcattcaaaaactcaacagtcacacgcgctcctcgcggtcctctaagaactccctcgcgagagtcgacacttcaaaatgaagcgacatcgcatcggctcatcgtccacaaatccgaaaagatccaccgataaatttgtaccggaaagacctcaccgcgacaatgtcacattacccaaattacttcaaaaatcctctgaaagtgaaacagttcattaggtttaccgtaagagtgagtgagacagacacgcactgtgcttcaaatttgcctcgccaaaatacgttacacacgactcgaaagaatacagtcttaagcgccgctagctttcatacatattacgttgttgtgatccaagcatctcgtcaagctcgataggtactattattgagctaacgacttgaccagtttaacgtgacctatcggactaattgatttgtatgacttttgtcacttgtaataagggagctctcttatactggacggtgaaatatttgttatcgaagcgttttgaaaacgcggcgcccttgatatcaccgagcgaaacacgtgttgacgactcgccgcccgttcccgctactactatactagctatacctactctgtgcacgaccttattctgcaggtaataacgttcatattaaagcgcaagtaagaaaaatatcaattaagtaatgaatcttacatatttgttgtttaattgatttcgtatagtactaagaatatattaacggcaaaatttaccatctttcaatttagttaggtatttttcctttcctaaaattatcaatatttaagattttgaacaagcgccaaaagtattggtataagttttaataatttatcaacacacgtaatattatattcataataaattgcaggattacggttaacaatattttctagtgaaatacgcctgaaaatgtgtaacttactaaaccttctttataaatgatagttctgtatgaattatttataaaaattagatgtttttatatgaaatgcaggtgtcacaacataatacaagcactttttccggattacatttaatactttagttataaaatcaaaaaatattcaaagttcgttttttttttttttaaattgaatcagaaccctaatttgattaataatttgtattttaactatcactaatgatactttatacgacagaaaaaggaaattacggttatcgaattatgtccaggtcaagctatttttcctggtctataTTGCAAAGGGTGCCGGActaaaatgtataattaaaaaatagttgaaatttttcataaaaaagaGTTGTGAATAGTGGCTCTAACGTATCGTATCGTAATGTGGGGACGGCTAGAAAAGCTACGAATACTCGTAATCGCAGGCATATTATTGTTTTTGCTTCTAATATCAAATATGGTTTAGTTTATCATTGCAACATCCAAAACCCAATCGCcattgtcattatttttatattttataaaatgaaatttcTCATTACTTTAAGACAACCCGTTAGATAACACGGTTTGCAGCAAATAGCCTAagtattaaatatgtaaataaatgctagtaggtatatataatattCCGACGAGTTTGAAAGTAACAGTACACGAGGGTTACACACTTTTAACACACTtaacttaatatatttttttacattattattatattagcgAGTAATTATAAACAgactaaggtgcattagggtaattccgaatgacagaaatgctctggtaattccgaaagaggaatcttgatatgatggaaataatggtgacttttgtgcgactttcgaaattagacgactttctgAATTACCCTTATATATTACTCAATTTGTCGAAAATAGACAAAGTATATTATTAGGCACTTTACCTCTAGCCCTACCGGGATTTTGTACTTTAGAGTGAAAATAGTTTAATACACACTGAGCACATGTCAAACTCCTCAAGTTCCAGTGTCAGTCTTAGGAGTTACCGTGTTCAAAGAAACCTAAATAGAAAtcacagtgacaggttgctggAATTCGAACCCAAATCCCAGAATCAACTACGATAAGTACGCACGCGATGGACTGATGGTGTAATAGCGCTACAATATCAGATGCGGATCAGAAACTTTACTTTTttgcgaccggtctggcgcagtcggtagtgaccctgcctgctacgccgcggtcccgggttcgaatcccggtaagggcatttatttgtgtgacgagcacagatatttgttcctgagtcatggatgttttctatgtatataagtatttatatattatatatatcgttgtctgagtacctgcaacacaggccttcttgagcttaccgtgggactcagtcaatctgtgtaagaatgtcctataatatttatttattatttatttattatttattcaaagaCGCGTGAAGGATAAATTCCCCCAACGATATGGGATTAAGCTAGGATAACTCACGTTACAGGTACCGCGTCGAGGACAAACTTAACTGATATGCTTACTATGTATAAAGTTTTATTGGTTTATTCTATATGAATATAGCAATATAAGCAAAAGGTACTCAACTCTAGTACTGCTAGTACAACGCTTTTGGGTACAACGCTATTGGGTAGGTTTGAATAAAAAAGAAAGTAAATGAGTGGAAAAGTATTGCCTTGGGAGAGGCTTGAACTCACAATCGTTAGATCTATTACTattctgggtgcgtagccgaatggcatttctccgacgccaaacgaaaacgaaacgccgcgccagattgactggctctgtcgcgccaatacgcacgagcgatagagatagatatctactagcgtttcgtttcgtgagcgtttcgtgagcgtttgtgccattcggctacgcaccctggaaaTATAGAATACTGgcttttttcccgcggcttcgcccgcgtactaaaagtaataaTCATTCCAACTTCGGACCCCCGTTTCAGCcacttaggaggtgaatttttcttagtgctcctctacgccttatataaagaacctacgtgccaaatttggaatctctaggtttcggctgtgcgttgatatgtcagtcagtcagtttcttcttttatatatttagatattcgATGTCGCTCTAGGTCCCTTGACCAAtatggtggaaaatttcgctggcttggttgaagtcttagTGGCTCAGCTGGAATATCCAGAGgcggccgtgagttcaagtctcaccccaATACATTCATTTACAATGGTTTCGCAGGCGCGAGTACAGACTTTTCAAAGCGAGTTTCTTGGAAATTTCTTTAATCCGATTTATTTCGTCTCGGAAACCGCACTTTTGTTCCTTAACTtcttaaattttaaagtaattcaCCTCTTCACAATATGCAAAATAAACCAAACCGAAACCTTTCATCAGTTTAAAACTTGTTCCTTTGAAAACAATTTAAATTACTGAAGTGTAAtttttcttaggctaggtttacACGGGATCGTTCACACTTTCAACACagcataataaagagtactaccgtacagtatggctactcccgcctgccgctccccgctgaaagtgccgctcaccccctctcggttacctgacagttaccgcctgtcaaaaacgcgaacggtcgacctgtcatatctcactcatacaagcatggtacgcgttcacctacacgagcttagaacgtgtgctaggaacgcgcccctTTCATATGATCGCCActatcgctagtgtccgagatgtgctttcAAGGTCTTTCAGACGGAATTCGAGATTTTCCCACAATACGCCATGTGAACGATTTGCAAAGTAGCAAGTTAGAAACACAAAGTTCGCTGCCACTACGGCATTCGACACTCTCGTAAAATAAAGTTTGTATGAATGAACACATAatactaacaaaatatattGCTTTCAAAAAAGTTTGAGAAACGCTTTTGTTAGCGTGTAGGAAATTCTGATGCAGACATAGCAGAAATGTTTGAAAGTTAGCAAAACTTTTTCCATGAGGTCTCTCTAGACTAGTATGTAAAGgatgtaaacctaatacgggcgaacctcttaacggtggtgagtataggacataaaaaatggaattagataacttttacttaaaatttaaatattttttttatccatacaaattaattcggcccgcaacgtaatgcaaacacacttgacaattgtcattgattgtcatcgcaaccacgtttacagtacatttgctgctgggaaatttttcaaaaattctctATGAGGTGagaattaagagtaactcaaaaacacctcttaaaattaatgataacaaagttaacaatattgaattatatgcctggtttcatttatcgcccttattacgtttacgcgctgtagaTGGATATGGAGATGATGTCTGTCACCAGACgcaattaaaaatacaatagtttCGCCGAGAACTGACATAAAATCGGATTATTGGCAGAGGCTAAAGCAGTCTATTAATGAAATCCATCCAGCGCCTTAGATTTTATTACTGCTATAGTGCTTCCGTAACCTAATAAAAGATTATTAAAAGCTAAGAGACAAGAAAGGATAAAATCTAATTTACGAAATAGAGTATAAGAAGGATGACTTCACTTATCTTTTTTACTGTTCCGTTATCTTTTGTACCTACTTCACTTTATCGAAAAGGAACACCGTTTTGTCAGTATCGGGTTTCATCAAATAATAGTCCTAAACCTAAGATCCTCTCTCGTCAGTCACCCTTTTTCGTTTCTATTTTTCTTATTACATAATCACTATCATAAAACgtagtataaaatataaatgcatAATACCCGTTCAAAGCCGGAGCGGATCGCTAgtgtaaaataaatcatttatatCCTACCTATATATCAAGAGTAAGCGGCGAAATACAGGGGTGGCAAATGCCCAGTATTAGTAGGACAAAATATTGGCTATGAGGATGacctaataaataaatgctactcgtatttcttagattttactttttgtttgtctgtggcttatcttcttcttcttttttgttAGGGGCTATGTAAGGCTTCATAGCGCCTTatgtatcactgcgaccatttTTTGATTTATTGTGATCGCCATCTACTAATACAACTCTCGATCCTGTCCTGGCAGTGCCCTGTGAGCACCCTCACTAGGTTGCGGAGTTGGCTGTGGCTTATAGAAAGTTTGTAGTCTtagtcctttttagggttctgtgccataaaggtacaaaaggaactcttatggtgccgctctgtctgtctgcctatcacattactaaatatctcgaaaactacttatgctatcgatttgaaatttagaATACTTATCAACACAACagctacaaattgaaagtattattttttttaattgaatattattaattgtagaaaatggccaaaattatgattaagagctcaaattgtacaattgtacatatcaaaactattttttataatgttttggttgcggaaaaaaaatctgaaggaaaaaaaataaaccGCGCTGGCTTCTAGTTTGGGGTATGATTTAGAATGTCTTCTATCTTTTCCTTTCATATACACaaacatatatatatgtatgtatatttgtttaTACACATATATCGCAGGCAGATTATAATCAGAAGGTATACTTTTTTGTCGACACGTTCggttttcgtcacgttcctaaatttgtccgattttgttttcgtcagccattctttattcgtcacgatcgtTGAAGTTGTATACCAAGCAGAATCAGCCGTATTACATTACGGATAGCCGTATTAGAACACTGGGACGTATTgcattttttaaccgccttccaaatctcaagggaaggggttctcaattcgtctgtattttttttaatgtttgttcctcgatatctccgtcgttactggaccgattttgaaatttttttttttattgaatgtatatgcatacagattggtcccatttttctcagaacccagttctgatgatgggatcctggagaaatcgagggaactcctcaaatctgaaaggcatacatatggtgatttttgtgtttttaaaggaacagcatgcatttacgtacggaatttctgcggccgcggacatgactaggtacttacgtttagatttgttttatatggcattaacgggacggaggtttagcgaataccatatcactcgctcgtagaacttctaccattactcctatgttcttcaagattccttatatgccctgccagcaccaatttattgcctctttctgtggtctggggttggaagtttataccgtgagtaatgctttggaaactgatttttattattatatccatgtctttacaATCTATCTATacataaattacacttgaaaaagtagctcttgttattcgatttatttaaaattaacgaaaaatcgttaaaatatatgtaagtaagtaagtaagtaaacactttattgtacaggaaaataatacagcacataatatttaaaataaaaagtttcagtacaaaggcgaacttatccctttaagggatctcttcttcatatgtttgtttacatgacattttttgacattttccacttcaagttcacatggtagtgggcgtaattgtcgtgcacgtagccagtAAATTTATATGATTGAATTAAACATTACgctatttcattaaaattatttggtACTTACTCTTCGTATTGACAGAAAGCCATTTGGCGTTTCAAAGTCCGCCTCAGTTGTAACCGCTAGGTGATGCTGTCATCGTGCACCCAGCCAATACGActaacaaatgattataaaccCTTGTCAACTATGCCATCCTGTAGTATTCTTAAATTCGAAGTACCTACACTACCTACTGTCTTCTGTAGTTCTTTGAATTATCATATTTTATTCCCTTGTtccttatatatttttattccctGCCTATGTCGCTGCTTGATTATTCCGGTCAGGCGTCGACGTCTCTTGCTGACTacgaacaggccccgtagccgaatggcatttctccgacgccaaacgaaagcgatacgccgctggctctgtcgcgccaatacgcaagcgcgatagagatagatatctactagcgcttcgtttcgtgagcgtttcgtgagcgattgtgccattcggctagccacccagggctCCTACTATCAGTTTTTAGCTTTTTAGAAAACGTTATTCTTGGGTAACTCGATAGCGAAAACCTCACGGTAATGGACATTCATTTTGTATGAATAAAGTGAACATAAATTCCAAACGATTACTAACTAGAACCAAATATGACATAAAAATTCCGCGCTGTGTACCTACGCTCGTCGAGTA from the Leguminivora glycinivorella isolate SPB_JAAS2020 chromosome 8, LegGlyc_1.1, whole genome shotgun sequence genome contains:
- the LOC125229088 gene encoding uncharacterized protein LOC125229088 — encoded protein: MDEARVPKRLLDGRPEGSRGRGKPKLRWLDGVYQDIRTLGVKSWRRKATNRSDWRDLLDQAKAHPRLKTSISLLGYTIKDNVIEPDKDRLEPLIKLPLPRNTAELKRALGLFAHYAKWVYNFSEKIQPLIKNSNFPLDESAQRSFQLLKSDIKRAALIAIDDKETLTVETDASDFAIAATLSQKGRPVAFFSRTLSDGERKHAAVEKEACAIVESLRKWRHYLIHRHFLLITDQKSVSYIFNQNHSSKIKNDKIERWRLELSCYKYDIIYRPGVQNTAADALSRVCAFMNNNKLYELHDALSHPGITRMYHWIKLKNLPYNLDDVKKMTASCRVCAEIKPRFAKTNGTLIKALAPFERLNVDFKGPLPSNTKNKYILTIIDEFSRYPFAYPCPDTSSATVIKCFKELFFEYGQPLYIHSDRGSCFMSEEIQSFLKKCNIATSRTTPYNPQGNGQVEKLNGTLWRTIQLSLKSRNLPIENWEHVLKLSLHCVRSLLSTSINTTPHEKLFKFPRRTPVGESLPSWLVPGPVLLKKFVRSKTDPYVEEVELLHSNPNYSYVRRRNGQESTVSNRHLAPLPLSDDEEPMPILDGTTIDEVSEIPVIDEIQESPADTSHEEEVYSTPPQEASPSPSRVFRRSSRLKKKPLHLNDYILDDEIIEGENDV